The Cloacibacterium caeni region CTAAATCTAACGTAATTACACGCTTATTAAACAGAACTCTAGACACTTTTTTCTGCATAATTCTAAGCGCTAAACCTTCTGCAATCGCAGATTTACCAACGCCTGGTTCCCCAATCAAAAGCGGATTATTTTTCTTACGTCTTGACAGAATCTGAGAAACCCTTTCAATTTCTTTTTCTCTACCAATTACAGGGTCTAATTTCCCTTCAGAAGCTAGCGCAGTAAGATCTCTACCAAAATTATCTAAAGTTGGCGTTTTGCTTTTTCCTGTTCCTAGATTTCCAGTAGGTTTTTTCATTTGACCGTATTCTTCACGCTCTTCGTCATCATCATACGCAGAACTTTTTGGCAATTGACCAGAGTTTTTAAGCATAGATTGATATTCTTTAGCTACGCTATCATAATCAATTTCATAAGCGCTTAAAATATTGGTAGTAGGATCTTCCATTTTATAGAGTATTCCTAACAAAAGATGAACAGTATTAATTTCTGAAGCTCTGTATTGTCTGCATTCTAAATCTGCTCTTTTTACCGCATAATCTGCTAATTTGGTGAAAGAAATATTTTCCTTTTCTTCTAAAAAAGGATTGGTATTTACATTCATGTTTTCAATCTTTCTGCGAATCTGAGTAAGATCTGCCTGAAGATTTTCTAAAATTTCTTTAGCAGAATTATCCGTCTGAATAATTCCCAGCAAGAAATGTTCAGTAGATAAAAATTCGCTATGCAAACGTTTTGCTTCGCTTTTACTGTGTTTGAAGACTTTGGTTAAGCCTTCTGAAAATTTATTTTCCATGATAATTTCTCTCAATAAAATTCTAATGAAGTCAATATGAATTGATTTCGTAAATCAAAGTTACAAATACTTTACCAAACTCATATTATGACTTTATGACATTATTTTACAAAATTAATAGCAGGAAATTAGTAATTTTGTCGTCTTAAATTTTTTTGAAATGGACGCGAATTGGGCAAATTATGTAGGTTATGCTGCATCATTCTTTGTAGTGCTGAGCTTTATGGTGAAAAACATCAAGCAAATTAGAGTGATTAATCTTATCGGTTGTATCGCTTTTGTAATTTATGGTGTTTTCAGCGGAATGTTGTGGCCTATCATTATTCCTAACGCAATTCTTTGCGTTATACAACTTTATCATTTAATAAAACACGATTAAAAGTTTTTTATAATGAAAATTTTGGTAAGCGTTTTCAATAATTTATACACCGATCAGCGTGTGGAAAAATTCTGCAAAACCTTGCACGAAAATGCTTACCAAATAGAAGTAATAGGCAATAATTGGGGTGGAACTACCGAAATGCAAAGACCTTATCCATTTTCAAGAATTTCTTTACAGTCCAAAAAATTACGTTTCGCTTACTTAGAATTTCAGTGGAAATTATTCTTTGAATTGCTGAAAAAAGCCGACCGAAATACAATTCTCCACGCCAACGATTTAGATGCACTTTTACCGAATTATCTGGTTTCAAAAATCAAAGGAATTCCTTTAGTTTGGGACAGTCACGAGATTTTTACCGAAATGCCAACTGTAACCAACCGTTGGGTTCAGCATGTTTGGAGACTTCTGGAAAATGCTTTGATTAGAAAAATCAAATATTTTATCACGGCAAATGATTCTTATGCCAACTGGTTTGAGAGCACTTACAAGATTAAGAGACCTATTGTCATTAGAAATTTTCCTCAAAAATCAGAACCACCCAAAAATTTCGTTGAAAACTCTCCAAAAATCATTCTTTACCAAGGAACCATCAATTATTCCAGAGGAATTGATAAGATGATTGAAGCGATGCAATTTATTGAAAATGCAGAATTTCACATTGCGGGAAGAGGTCCTTTTTTAGAAGAATATCAACAACTTACGAAAAAATTACATCTAGAAAATAAAGTAAAATTCTTAGGGAATCTTCATCCAGATGATTTAAGAAAAATCACCGAAAAAGCAGATGTAGGTTTAAGCATTGAAGAAAATAAGGGCTTAAGTTATTACTACTCACTTCCGAATAAAATCTCAGATTACATACAAGCCAGAGTTCCTGTAGTGGTTTCTAAATTCCCCGAAATGCAGAAAATTGTAGAAAATTATCACGTAGGCGAATTCATCACTTCTCACAAACCAAAACATTTGGCCGAAAAAGTAAAAACCGTTTTAGAAAAGGGGAGAAGTTCTTATCTTCCTCAACTGGAAATTGCAGCAAACGAACTTTGTTGGGAAAATGAAGCTCCGAAAATTCTGGAACTTTATGAAAGAGTAGCATCAGCACAAGCAATTCAAATTTACAAAAAGTAGTTTATCATAATATTAAAATAGCATTTAATTGAATTATTAGAATGCTTATATTTGAAAGTTAGTAAAAATAATTACACCATAATATGTTGAAAATCAATTTAACCGCAATATTCATTCTATTTTCATCAATTGTTTTATCACAACAATCAATTTTTTGGAAAATCTCAAAAAAAGGTAACGAAGCTTACATATTAGGAACATATCATTATTTGGGAAAAGATTTTTTATTAAATAACAACATTATTTTAGAAAAACTTAAAAAATCTAAAATTGCATTATCTGAAAATATTGATTCGGCAAAAATTTTTATTAATAATAGAAATGAAAATTTGCAATTAAAAAGAATGAATAAAAATGAATTGCAAACGATTAAAAATATAGTACCTTATTATATTGATTCAAATAAAATGACTTTAAGAGAATTAATTGTAACTATTGATGGGAAAATTACGCAAAAATTTTGTTTAACAGATAAAGAAAAAATTGATGAAACGAAAATGGATGATTATTTAAAAGAATATTGTCTAAAAAATAGAATAAAGTTAGAAGGTCTAGAACCTACAGAAAAAACATTTGACTATCTAAACCGCAATCTCTACTCAAATACTACTGAAGAAAAAATAATAGAAATATTAAAATCTAAAATAAAACTTCTTAATTCTGAAAATCAAAATATTAATTGTCTTATTTTAAATGAATATAGAACAAAAAAGCACATTTTTAACTTTGAGAAAGAAATTCAAGAAAAGTTTATTACCTTAAGAAATAAGGATTGGATTGTGAAAATAGATAATGCAATTCAAGAAAAAGAAAAAGCATTTATATTTGTTGGATTATACCATCTGGATTTTAAAGAGGGGTTATTAGAGTTATTAAAAAATAGAGGCTACTCAGTAGAAGAAATAATTTTAAATTAGAAGTTTGTATCTGTCAGTTAAAGTTTTAATATAAACATTTAATTTCCAAAAATAAAAATACCTACTATTTTTTTTACAAAACTTCCAACATATTAACTTTCTAGCTTCCCACAAAAAAGATTTACCTTTGTACCATGACAATTCAAGAAAAACAACAAGAAATCATAGAAGAATTCGAGTTTCTGGACGATTGGGAACAGAAATATGAATACATTATAGACTTGGGAAAAGAACTGAAAGGTTTGCCAGAAGAAAAAAAATCTGAAGAAAATCTGATTAAAGGTTGCCAGTCAAAAGTTTGGTTAGACGCCGAATTCAGAGACGGAAAACTCTTCTTCAATGCAGATTCTGACGGAATTTTACCGAAAGGAATTGTTTCTCTTTTGGTGAGAATTTACAGCGGTCATTCTACCCAAGAAATTTTGGATTCTGATTTTGATTTTATCTCAAAAATCGGTTTGCAAGAGTTTTTATCGCCTTCTAGAGCCAATGGTTTAATGGCAATGACCAAACAAATTAAGTTCTACGCGGTTGCATTTCAGTTAAAATCGTGAAAAGAATTTTAGCATATCGTTTTTCCGCTTTTGGAGATGTGGCAATGATTGTGCCCGTTCTGAAAGAATTTTTGGCGCAAAATCCTGACACAGAAATTATTTTCGTTTCCAGAAAAAACTTTGCTGATTTATTCGATGGAGTAGAGCGATTGACTTTTCGTGGCGTAAATCTAGATGATTACAAAGGATTTTTCGGATTGAGAAAGTTGGCTTTAGAACTGAAAAAGGAATTTCAGCCAGATTTTATAGCCGATTTGCACAATGTTTTGCGCACTAAAATTCTGAGTTTTTTCTTCAAAAAAACCGCAACACTTGACAAAGGAAGAACTGAAAAAAAATTACTTACGAGAAAGGAAAATAAGGTTAAAAAACCGCTGAAACCAACTACAGAACGTTATGCAGATGTTTTTAGAAAATTAGGTTTTACCCTGACACTTTCTCATCAATTATTCCCAAAAACTCAACAAAAATCGGGAATTGGATTTGCTCCTTTTGCGCAACATGCAGGAAAAATGCTTCCGATTGAAAAATCTTTAGATTTGGTAAAAATTCTTTCTAAAAATCATCCAATTTATCTTTTTGGTGGCGGAAAAAAGGAAGTAGAAATTCTATCAAAATGGGAGCAAGAAGTAGAAAATGTAACTTCTCTCGCTGGGAAACTTTCGCTTAAAGAAGAACTTCAGAAAATTTCTGAATTAGAACTCATGATTTCTATGGATTCTGCCAATATGCATTTGGCAAGTTTGGTGGGAACTAGAGTGGTTTCGGTTTGGGGAGCTACCCATTATTTCGCTGGATTTTTAGGATACGGACAGTCCGAAAATGATATTGTAGAAATTACAGATTTAGCATGCAGACCTTGTTCTGTTTTTGGCAATAAACCTTGTTTCCGTGGGGATTATGCTTGTCTTCATCAAATAGAAATTTCAGAAATCTTGAAGAAAATTTAGATTTAAGTTAATTCATAGTTTTATTAATTTTTTAAAAACATCTAAGATGTTTTCTTAATGAACTTAATCCCTTAATAGAGACTTAATGTTTAAATTTTAATCTCAATAAATACTTGTATTTCTTATCTTTGCTCTATGCAAATTGTACTCATCGGTTCTGGAAATGTGGCATTTCACTTAGCAAAAGCTTTTACCGAAGCTCAAATTCCTATTTCTCAAATTTTTGGAAGAAATATCACCGAACTTCAGAAAATTTCGGAACAATTTTCCATTCCTTCTTCTACGGAAACGCTTACTGATGCAGATTTGTACATTATTTCGGTGAGTGATTCTTCGATTGCTGAAGTTTCAGCGCTCATCAAAAATGAAAATGTTTTGGTGGCGCATACTTCTGGCTCGGTTTCACGTGAAGCATTGAGTGGAAATTACAGAAAATCAGTTTTTTATCCGCTTCAAACGTTTTCAAAATCTAAAAATTTAGACTATTCTAAAATTCCATTTTTCATAGATGCAGAAAATGAAAATGATGAAGAAATTTTGAAAAATTTGGCTTCCAAAATTTCTAAAAATGTAATGCTTGCCAATGATGAAAAAAGAAAATACATTCATTTGACAGCGGTTTTTGCTTGTAATT contains the following coding sequences:
- a CDS encoding SufE family protein gives rise to the protein MTIQEKQQEIIEEFEFLDDWEQKYEYIIDLGKELKGLPEEKKSEENLIKGCQSKVWLDAEFRDGKLFFNADSDGILPKGIVSLLVRIYSGHSTQEILDSDFDFISKIGLQEFLSPSRANGLMAMTKQIKFYAVAFQLKS
- a CDS encoding glycosyltransferase family 9 protein produces the protein MKRILAYRFSAFGDVAMIVPVLKEFLAQNPDTEIIFVSRKNFADLFDGVERLTFRGVNLDDYKGFFGLRKLALELKKEFQPDFIADLHNVLRTKILSFFFKKTATLDKGRTEKKLLTRKENKVKKPLKPTTERYADVFRKLGFTLTLSHQLFPKTQQKSGIGFAPFAQHAGKMLPIEKSLDLVKILSKNHPIYLFGGGKKEVEILSKWEQEVENVTSLAGKLSLKEELQKISELELMISMDSANMHLASLVGTRVVSVWGATHYFAGFLGYGQSENDIVEITDLACRPCSVFGNKPCFRGDYACLHQIEISEILKKI
- a CDS encoding Rossmann-like and DUF2520 domain-containing protein, whose protein sequence is MQIVLIGSGNVAFHLAKAFTEAQIPISQIFGRNITELQKISEQFSIPSSTETLTDADLYIISVSDSSIAEVSALIKNENVLVAHTSGSVSREALSGNYRKSVFYPLQTFSKSKNLDYSKIPFFIDAENENDEEILKNLASKISKNVMLANDEKRKYIHLTAVFACNFVNHLYARAKEISDSQGIPFDYFLPLIDETTQKIHELEPKLAQTGPAIRNDEKVLKLHESLLTDEEKLKIYKTLNESIKKMYHFE
- a CDS encoding uroporphyrinogen decarboxylase encodes the protein MDANWANYVGYAASFFVVLSFMVKNIKQIRVINLIGCIAFVIYGVFSGMLWPIIIPNAILCVIQLYHLIKHD
- a CDS encoding glycosyltransferase; protein product: MKILVSVFNNLYTDQRVEKFCKTLHENAYQIEVIGNNWGGTTEMQRPYPFSRISLQSKKLRFAYLEFQWKLFFELLKKADRNTILHANDLDALLPNYLVSKIKGIPLVWDSHEIFTEMPTVTNRWVQHVWRLLENALIRKIKYFITANDSYANWFESTYKIKRPIVIRNFPQKSEPPKNFVENSPKIILYQGTINYSRGIDKMIEAMQFIENAEFHIAGRGPFLEEYQQLTKKLHLENKVKFLGNLHPDDLRKITEKADVGLSIEENKGLSYYYSLPNKISDYIQARVPVVVSKFPEMQKIVENYHVGEFITSHKPKHLAEKVKTVLEKGRSSYLPQLEIAANELCWENEAPKILELYERVASAQAIQIYKK
- a CDS encoding TraB/GumN family protein, which codes for MLKINLTAIFILFSSIVLSQQSIFWKISKKGNEAYILGTYHYLGKDFLLNNNIILEKLKKSKIALSENIDSAKIFINNRNENLQLKRMNKNELQTIKNIVPYYIDSNKMTLRELIVTIDGKITQKFCLTDKEKIDETKMDDYLKEYCLKNRIKLEGLEPTEKTFDYLNRNLYSNTTEEKIIEILKSKIKLLNSENQNINCLILNEYRTKKHIFNFEKEIQEKFITLRNKDWIVKIDNAIQEKEKAFIFVGLYHLDFKEGLLELLKNRGYSVEEIILN